From a region of the Pogona vitticeps strain Pit_001003342236 chromosome 7, PviZW2.1, whole genome shotgun sequence genome:
- the PLPP2 gene encoding phospholipid phosphatase 2 isoform X1, which translates to MERPRIFVALDCLGLVVASLPFLILTLVNSPYKRGFYCNDNSIRYPFKPDTITHGLMAGVTIPCTVIIISAGEAYLVYKKRLYSRSEFNNYLAALYKVVGTFLFGAAVSQSLTDLAKYMIGRLRPNFLAVCDPDWSKVNCSTYVQLEELCRGNAKNVTESRLSFYSGHSSFGMYCMMFLALYIQARLVGRAARLLRPTIQFFLLFFAIYVGYSRVSDYKHHWSDVLVGLLQGALVAILVIRYVSDLFKERPPLPCVEKDAVGHKASIPLPLSEPEQNHYSYRMGT; encoded by the exons CTTCTCTGCCGTTCCTCATCCTGACGCTGGTGAACTCCCCCTACAAACGGGGTTTTTACTGCAATGACAACTCCATCCGTTACCCGTTCAAGCCGGACACCATCACGCACGGATTGATGGCTGGCGTCACCATTCCCTGCACCGTAATCATT aTTTCGGCGGGAGAGGCCTACCTGGTCTACAAGAAGCGGCTCTACTCGCGGTCGGAGTTCAACAATTACCTGGCTGCCCTCTACAAGGTCGTGGGGACCTTCCTTTTTGGGGCCGCCGTCAGCCAGTCGCTGACGGACCTGGCCAAATACATGATTGGGCGCCTGCGGCCCAACTTCCTGGCCGTTTGTGACCCCGATTGGTCCAAAGTCAACTGCTCCACTTACGTCCAGTTGGAAGAGCTGTGCCGAGGAAACGCCAAGAACGTCACCGAGTCCAG GTTATCTTTCTATTCTGGCCATTCCTCGTTTGGAATGTACTGCATGATGTTCCTAGCG ctttacatCCAGGCTCGCCTGGTAGGGAGGGCCGCCCGGCTGCTGCGCCCGACGATCcagttcttcctcctcttcttcgccATCTACGTAGGCTACAGCCGGGTGTCAGACTACAAGCACCACTGGAGCGACGTGCTGGTGGGCCTCCTCCAGGGGGCGCTGGTCGCTATCCTTGTG ATCCGTTACGTCTCAGACTTATTCAAGGAGCGCCCTCCGCTGCCGTGCGTGGAGAAGGACGCGGTGGGCCACAAGGCCAGTATCCCTCTCCCACTAAGTGAACCGGAGCAGAACCATTACAGCTACCGGATGGGGACTTGA
- the PLPP2 gene encoding phospholipid phosphatase 2 isoform X2, whose amino-acid sequence MAGVTIPCTVIIISAGEAYLVYKKRLYSRSEFNNYLAALYKVVGTFLFGAAVSQSLTDLAKYMIGRLRPNFLAVCDPDWSKVNCSTYVQLEELCRGNAKNVTESRLSFYSGHSSFGMYCMMFLALYIQARLVGRAARLLRPTIQFFLLFFAIYVGYSRVSDYKHHWSDVLVGLLQGALVAILVIRYVSDLFKERPPLPCVEKDAVGHKASIPLPLSEPEQNHYSYRMGT is encoded by the exons ATGGCTGGCGTCACCATTCCCTGCACCGTAATCATT aTTTCGGCGGGAGAGGCCTACCTGGTCTACAAGAAGCGGCTCTACTCGCGGTCGGAGTTCAACAATTACCTGGCTGCCCTCTACAAGGTCGTGGGGACCTTCCTTTTTGGGGCCGCCGTCAGCCAGTCGCTGACGGACCTGGCCAAATACATGATTGGGCGCCTGCGGCCCAACTTCCTGGCCGTTTGTGACCCCGATTGGTCCAAAGTCAACTGCTCCACTTACGTCCAGTTGGAAGAGCTGTGCCGAGGAAACGCCAAGAACGTCACCGAGTCCAG GTTATCTTTCTATTCTGGCCATTCCTCGTTTGGAATGTACTGCATGATGTTCCTAGCG ctttacatCCAGGCTCGCCTGGTAGGGAGGGCCGCCCGGCTGCTGCGCCCGACGATCcagttcttcctcctcttcttcgccATCTACGTAGGCTACAGCCGGGTGTCAGACTACAAGCACCACTGGAGCGACGTGCTGGTGGGCCTCCTCCAGGGGGCGCTGGTCGCTATCCTTGTG ATCCGTTACGTCTCAGACTTATTCAAGGAGCGCCCTCCGCTGCCGTGCGTGGAGAAGGACGCGGTGGGCCACAAGGCCAGTATCCCTCTCCCACTAAGTGAACCGGAGCAGAACCATTACAGCTACCGGATGGGGACTTGA